ACTCGAAAGACTGGAGACCGGTACCGCTCCAATTTTGATAACAATGTAAGTATGAATATGTATGGGAAAGTACAGCAGAAGCACAAATTCCCTATAAATGTGTATAGGGCTGTGTCAATACAAGACGTAAATGATGATGACGTATACTTAATAGTGTGTTGGGTAATACTAGCCGACAGTGCCATTGCCAGCTGTTGTAGGGATGCAGCTCTCATCCACACAAGGGGGACATAGgaaacatgtattaaaacatgTGTGACTTGGTTGTGATACTTTTGTAATTGGTTATCCAGTAGAATGTTTAATGAGTAAGCGGAATATTGGaattttatattgattatatGGAACGGTATCTTGTAGTGTTGCAAAATGTTCTAAGTGGGACAAATAAGTAGATATAGGCATATATTCAGATTATAcggtttgatatttttttattgattatgaATACGACTACGGTCTTCTTACTGACGTTTTTGTCGACATGACATCTTGTGGTAAAGAAAACAGTCCTAATTTATGTACCAGTGGTAGGTAATATCTTATTATTTCAAAGGATAGATTAGATAAGTATCGTGATGAATGTTCCTATATGCAATAATATTATAGTTCATGAGGTATAAAAAGCATAACTGACATCTGTAAATTGGCGATTTCTGGACAAAAAATCTTTTGTTCGAAGTTTAGTAATTCGAAAACATTTTATAAGATCTGACATTTTTTATGATGCCGTTTCTTGGACACTAAATAGAATGGCGTGCACAAATTTACCTCCACCGATATTAAAATAGAAAACGTTTTTCGTGGTTTCCGCGAGGAACTTGATTTCTGAATCGAGTAAAAAATAATAGCAGTTGCCAAAACATGTTACTTCTAGTATTCATGCATGCTATAGAGTAAAGACGTTTAATTCAAAACAAATCATTCACCTAATTTAAACGGTATGAAGTACTCGGGACTTCATCGGGCGTAATTAGTCTTGATTCAACGGATTTAACCGCATATAATAGTACCCATTACTGCTTTGTTTACGATCCTCTATCACAGCTTTCCACATAACGTCGATTTCTTTGCTTTTTGCAGACATCACTAGATATTCGCAATTCGAATGTTTTTCTTTGTAGCATTTTAAACCATTTCTATGAcggaaagtgatattttttccaAACGtatcaaaatttacatttttcaaccGGGACGGGAGTATACCAAACAAGAAAAAGTCATCCACCCAGAAGAAAGGTGCGCCGATAGCTGCGTGGAATAAAGCTGGTACCAGATCCGttgatataaatacaacaaagcCACTGCAGTACATGTGGGGATAATATGAGAAATACCTATATTCATCAGCATGGACATACCACTTATTGTTGCGATTTCGGATAATCGGCATTGTATAAGGCTCAATGCGGTTAcagaatatatttttctttttaggTGCCAGTTGATTTCGAATTTCCTCGAAATATTTGAAGAAATTGATCAAAGAATCATCATCGACTTTAACAACCATCTCTGCATTCATACAGTTCTCGGTAATCCAGCGGTATCCCATTACACCTTTATTGGTTAAATTCCGATAAGAATCTATAAACTTTCCTTGTATGATGTCTTGATATTTGTGGGATTCCATCTCTAGCTTCACTTGCAATGTAGAATTTGTTACCAGGCCGAGCAGGAAAACGACACGAACACTCTCGGGGCTGTAGACTGTCGTGTTAAGCCAGGTCCGCCTCATTTCAGAGCGGATAAAGAAATGGTTTGGGGCGGTATGCACCATCACAAGGACAGAAACCTTATCTACTCCACGacatattttgttgttgttgatgttgtacGGGGCGTCTACCATGATTGAATATTTCGTCTTTGCTATTATCTGGCGACCAAACATGTGATCGTTATGATTATCATCATTGTTGCCAAGGTCCCAACGAACCGATGATTGCTGTAGGTTGGAGACATCACGATAGTCCATTACTGCCCTCGGTCTGTACACTTCTTGAATGAACGTAATAGTGAATAGAGTTGTGGCAACTATCATGccaattgaaataaatgttatatacgaTATCAATCTATACATCTTGTTCGTTTTTAGTGAGAATGCTTCTTCGCAGTGCTGGGGAGTACCATTTCAAGCTGTTGTCTGAAAAGAGAAGCAGGGTATTGcatgttaaatataacaaaataaacatcattCTAGCAACGCACAAGAAACCGTACATTGACGCAAAATTTAGGATACATCAGAAGAGGAGGAACATTGCGCTGTAATTTATATGAATACCTGTGATACATGCATTAGTCTACAGTATAAACCACACTGGGTTGGACATTACTTTTGCCGATATCATCATCGATTTCAAAGTAAGCCAAATGTTAATGGTGTGATGTTCAGGGGCACCGAAACTTAGGGTTAATGGTTCCTTTCATGTACGAAGCAGAAAAAGTAAAAGCATAAACCAAAACGCATGTGAATCATAACACTATGTGAAACACTATACCATGTGAAATGTTATACCATGTTAACACTAAACGAAGTGAAACGCTATACCATGTAAAATACTATATCATGGGAAACGATATTCCACGTCAAGAACTATGCCATTTGAAACACTGTACTTTGTGGATGTTAAACACCGTACCATGTGAGACACAATAACATGTGAAAAAATATTACATCGGTAAAGTGACTGTAGGAACTTCATATACTTATCGGCAATTCTCTAGATCCCCTTTGGGTTATTGGTCCCTGGGGGCTCTAGTGATAGATGTAACCCTGCTACTTTGAAGTGGGATTATCCTTGGTGCTATTGACCAAGGGGTAATCGATTGATCATGTTAATATAACATCATTTGATGTAATATTGATTATTGGATGTCGTTTTAATAAACGACCATTTCATCTAGTGGTTGTTGGTTAATTAATTTAACAGCAACTAATGTTATCAGAtatttttgtatcaatatacacggaaacatttaaaatgaaatagcTCACTTGCTGAAATATGGCAATCCGTCAGGAACTGCTACTAGCTTGTAAGTCAGTACAGGCTTAACCAAACTGCCAAATCCCAATTCTTTCTGGGTACGACCATTCACAATAAGAACTATTTGTTGGTTTGTTATCAGATTTTCAGCTAAACGTTTCAGGGGAACGAACGTCCTCAATAGATTAACTAGATAATCATATGTCAGCACGCGCGAAACCCCTGAGTAAGTGttggaaaaacaaaaaaggaaagaaTTAAAGGTCGAATTGCAGACCCTTTTGATCACAAACTCTTTCGAGACTCGACACTTTCACCATTAGGCTTAATTCCCCAAAATAACCTATTAACCTCCTCAATACAAATAGTAAAATGCTTTGTGTTTATTGTGGAATAATACATTTCACTTCAATAAATGCCTTCCCGTAGTATGTTCCTCTTCTTGTCAGCAGTATGTTGTGCTCTTCAGTAGTACATGACCCAGCACCATAAAGCCTCCATATCGTATATTTCAGATGACACTTTCTTTGATGTTTATTATTCATCAACAAAATGCATGTCAGATCTAAAAGTGCTTCTGAAAAAATACATAACTCCTGGGTATCCctaaaaaacagacaaaaaacaCACTGGTCCTCTACTGAAATAATAATTCATGGCATAAAATTAAGTTCAACTCTTATTACTGCCAATCTGCCCCAGGATAAGCTTGAAAAAGCGCAGTCTCCTCAATTCATTCGAAAACAAAGACGCATACAACTGACGGATTTAAAACAGATAATTGGCTTTCTCAATATTAGATGTATCATCATATTCCGGATAGGGCTTTCCTGAGGCGTTTAATAGATTTAACTATGGAAGTCAGGCGATTCAATAATTACATAGGGCTGATCGAGCGGCTCGGTATGACTTATAAGCATGGTCATTGCTTTTAGAACATTTCAATGGAAAAAGAATTTCTGAAATTCTTCAGATACAATTATATTGTATTCTGATGTATTAGGAGTACATGACAAATATGCGGCCGTTTTGGTGCCAATTAGATTGCAGAACAAAGGACAGATCAGTTTCAAGGTGCTCATATAGCAGTGAAAGGACTTTTCCTTCTGTCATTGCATTAGAAATAGTTTGTAAAATACAGAATCCACCTTTATCTTTATAGCTATATATTCTAAAGTTTAGCATATACTTTCGCGCTGAACACTAATGAAGCAACTAACAAAAAACTGTCTTGTTTCAAATTTTATGAAGCCCACAAACTGTCTGCCATCAGCTTTGTTCTTAAGATGGAGAATATGATAGATGCTACTGATCTGTTTATGAAGAAATTGCTTAAGGTTGTCCAAAACAGCAGAAGCACGTGattgcatacaaatgtattacaagGAGGGTCAGTACTGTCTGCCTCCTCTTGTTTACTATTGTATAGCAATGTGTCTTTTCAAAAATTGTCAAGTACCTTATAGATGGATACAAATGTAGCTCAAGAAAGGTCAGTACTGCCTGCTTCCACCTGCTTcatgacatatgtatatcattcaAATGTATTATCTCATTTTATGATAATGATCGAATACCACACAGCTACAAATGTGTAATTAAGGTCAGTACTGCCTATTTCtttgtttacagatgtttaTACACAGAGCAATGTTTTATCTCATTTTATtattaccatatacatgtaatattaataCCATGTTAGTACACTCTTGTATTATTACAAAGAAGATCAGTACTGATTGCTTTCTCGTTTTCTCAATTTTGATTAATATACTAGCGGAAAAAACAAACGCATCAGTCGCTGCTCGTACTCTCCTAAACATCGACCCCATCAAGGTGTTTATAGGCCTTGATGGATATCATTCCACTCCTGAATAAGGGCCTGCATGAGTTCAGCGATAAAGGATGTTGACGCGCTTCCTTACCATCCTGTCTGGACTGTATGGTGGCCAATCAAGAACTGGAACGTTGTTTTGATCCAGAAATTCACGACAAACCCATGCTTTCAGTTACGCAAGCGTCAGAATATCGCTCACCACGACGTCGATAGATACGTTGTCGTTTATCTGATCTGTAAACCGTAAAGCGAAACTCGTTAGTGAACAATACGCGTATGCAATGGGCCAAATGAAACCGATTAGGTGCATGAGAAAGCAACCACTGCATTCGACGGTGGCAAAGGGACCATAAATGAAACTCCTGCAACCGATTTCTAACCGTTCTTGGGGACTCTGGCCGACCATGAGTGCCGACAACTTAACGTACCGTCTCCGTTTGAAATCGGTTACGGAGGTGCAGAAGACGTACGAGTATGTCTTtatcttgacgtcgcgacgtacTGCTCGGGTGTCCGCTCCTAGGACGGGCATCCAACCTCCTTGTGGCTCTGAGAGCCCAACTAAACGGGATATTGCTGGGGGTACATAACGTTGTGAATGCCCTTGCATTCAAATCAAAGACCCTAACCCAATCGCTTTCACCCGATTACGGCATGTCGCTGTACAATCTCTTTGGAAAGAAATGTTGTGTAACTGCTCTGGTATGTTCTATTGTTCaatttgtaattatttacaAACACATATGGTGGAGTCCCTCGGATGCACGCTTTCTTGAAAAGTCTTCTGAAAGCATGCAGCGTCGAGCAAGGTAACGGTCGACCGGATTTTAACTAAAGAACAGTTTACAGTGCACGGAGACAGCTCAATGTGAAATTCAATTGAATTTAGACCACGGGTCTATAAGTATAAGAGAAACTGAACTTGCGTTTCTTTTTTCCGCTAGTATAGTGCATATCACATGAAGATTACTCTCGAAGTACGATACTTTCAGGAGAAATATGTTCTTCCGTCGTCCATGTTTTCTTAACTGTATTTGTTTGGAAAATCGGTGTCTCTGAAGGAGAATTGAACAGTGAAGCTCCGTACTTTTTGGATTTTTCTATTCTTACGATACACTTCTCTCTTTAATCCAAAATAAGTAATCTATGTGTAAAATTATGAAGTCTCTCTGTTGTATAACTGCCATTTTGGTATTGTCAACTACTTTTCGCTTTCCTTCCTCTGAAATGGGTATTTTATGATCTTAGTTGTCAAAAACTTCAAACGAGTCGTGAGACCTCCGATGGGGAAATGTCTTTGTCAAAATTTTAGACCAGGTCATCAAAGCCAATGTTTTAACCAATCTTTGCAGTAAGATTACACATGTTAATTTATCAAATCTTATTTTGTTCGGGTTTAACATTGACAttgttatgtaattgatatttaaggttgaaatttgaaaagtcataaataaatgtaatttacaACACCTTTGGGTCTCCAATATTATTCTTGTGAATTCCAAACAGCAAACGTAGCTGTTGTCCCTTGACCCAGGTTCTAGACAGAGATGATATATGTATCGGATATTCCATCGtaattcatttttatcattCAACGTTAGTTTTATGCACCAATCACTATCATATTTCCTATATGTAATTCAGCTAAAACACTCTAAAACCTGGCGAACATGCATAAAATGCATCTGGAATAATCTGCCGATAAGGTCATACATGTGTCTTAATACTACTTTAACCAAGCGTATGGGTGTGCCAAACAGTTAACTTTAGTTTACAACTGTTTGTTTTATGAACGTGTAAGAAAATCCTGACAGACAAGGTAAAGTTATAGCGCACATCTGTATACAAcattaataaaaagtaataaCGACAAATGTACCATAGCAGTCTGACTAGCTGTATCACATTAatatcacacttaccatatcaAGTCTGACTCTATCACGCCAACAACATGCTAAATAGCGAACCTGGCTCTATAACAACAACATTAAGCTAATAGTCTGACTCTTAAACATCAACAAAACGCTCATAGAAAGTCTGACTCTTAAACACCAACAAAATCTTGATTGCAAGTCTGGCTCTAAAACATCAAATACATGATAACGGTATGCCTGACACTCAAACATTTACATCACGCTCACagtctgactctataacattggGACATCAAACTTGCAGCGTGGCTGGTtctaaaacattaaaatcacaCTTTCAGCGtgtctgactctataacattgacatcacattTACAGCAtgtctgactctataacatttaCACCACACTTATAACGTaactgactctataacattgacatcacacttaTAGCTtgtctgactctataacattaaCATCACACGTACAGCGtgtctgactctataacattgacatcacacttaTAGCGTtactgactctataacattgaAATCACACTTATAGCGAGCCTGCCTCTAcaacaatgacatcacatttATAGCGtgtctgactctataacattgacatcacacttaTAGCGtgtctgactctataacatggACACCACACTTACAGGAtatctgactctataacattgaAATCACACTTATAGCGTGTCTGACTCTacaacattgacatcacacttaTAGCGTGTCTAACTCTATAACATTGAAATCACACTTATAACGTaactgactctataacattgacattataCTTATAGCATGTCTGACTttataacattgacatcacacgtACAGCGtgtctgactctataacattgacatcacacttacaacGTGTCTGactataacattgacatcacacttaCAGCGTGTCTAACTCTATAACATTGAAATCACAATTATAGCGtgtctgactctataacattgacatcacacttaTAGCTtgtctgactctataacattgacatcacacgtATAGCGtgtctgactctataacattgacatcacacttaCAGCGTGTCTGACTCcataacactgacatcacacttacaacgtgtctgactctataacattgacatcacacttaTAGCGTGTCTGactataacattgacatcacacttacaacgtgtctgactctataacattgacatcacacttacaacgtgtctgactctataacattgacatcacacttacaacgtgtctgactctataacattgaAATCACACTTATAGCGTGTCTGACTCTacaacattgacatcacacttaTAGCGTGTCTAACTCTATAACATTGAAATCACACTTATAACGTaactgactctataacattgacattaCACTTATAGCATGTCTGACTttataacattgacatcacacgtACAGCGtgtctgactctataacattgacattaCACTTATAGCGtgtctgactctataacattgacattaCACTTACAACGtgtctgactctataacattgacatcacacttaCAGCGTGTCTAACTCTATAACATTGAAATCACAATTATAGCGtgtctgactctataacattgacatcacacttaTAGCTtgtctgactctataacattaacatcacatgtacagcgtgtctgactctataacattgacatcacacttaTAGCGTtactgactctataacattgaAATCACACTTATAGCGAGCCTGCCTCTAcaacaatgacatcacatttATAGCGtgtctgactctataacattgacatcacacttaTAGCATGTCTGACTCTATAACAAGGACACCACGCTTACAGGAtatctgactctataacattgaAATCACACTTATAGCGTGTCTGACTCTacaacattgacatcacacttaCAGCGTGTCTAACAATTTAACATTGAAAACACACATATAACGTAACTGATTCTacaacattgacatcacacttacagcgtgtctgactctataacattgacatcacacttacagcgtgtctgactctataacattgaAATCACACTTATAACGTaactgactctataacattgacattaCACTTATAGCATGTCTGACTttataacattgacatcacacgtACAGCGTGTCTAACtctataacattgacatcacacttacaacgtgtctgactctataacattgacatcacacttaCAGCGTGTCTAACTCTATGACATTGAAATCACAATTATAGCAtgtctgactctataacattgacatcacacttaTAGCTtgtctgactctataacattgacatcacacgtATAGCGtgtctgactctataacattgacatcacacttaCAGCGTGTCTGACTCcataacattgacatcacacttacaacgtgtctgactctataacattgacatcacacttaTAGTGtgtctgactctataacattgacatcacacttacaacgtgtctgactctataacattgacatcacacttacaacGTGTCTGAAtctataacattgacatcacacttacaacgtgtctgactctataacattgacatcacacttaTAGCGtgtctgactctataacatggACACCACACTTACAGGATATCTGACTTTATAACATTGAAATCACACTTATAGCGTGTCTGACTCTacaacattgacatcacacttaTAGCGtgtctgactctataacattgacatcacacttaCAGCGTGTCTAACtctataacattgacattaCAATTATAGCGtgtctgactctataacattgacatcacacttaTAGCGTGTCTGACTCcataacattgacatcacacttacaacgtgtctgactctataacattgacatcacacttaTAGCGtgtctgactctataacattgacatcacacttacaacgtgtctgactctataacattgacatcacacttacaacgtgtctgactctataacattgacatcacacttacaacgtgtctgactctataacattgacatcacacttTTAGCTtgtctgactctataacattgaAATCACACTGATAGCGTGTCTGACTGTATAAAAttgacatcacacttacaacGTGTCTGACTCTATAATATTGAAATCACACTTATAGCGTGTCTAACAatataacattgacatcacacttacagcgtatctgactctataacattgacattaCAATTATAGCTtgtctgactctataacattgacatcacacttacaacgtgtctgactctataacattgacatcacacttacaacgtgtctgactctataacattgacatcacacttacaacgtgtctgactctataacatggACACCACACTTACAGCGTGTCTAACTCTATAACATTGAAATCGCAATTATAGCGtgtctgactctataacattgacatcacacttaCAGCGTGTCTTACAATTTAACATTGAAAACACACATATAACGTAACTGATtctataacattgacatcacacttacagcgtgtctgactctataacattgacatcacacttaTAGCGtgtctgactctataacattgaAATCACACTGATAGCGAGCCTGTCTctacaacactgacatcacattTATAGCGTGTCTGATTCTATAACATTTACATCACACTTATAACGTAACTGAAtctataacattgacatcacacttacagcgtatctgactctataacattaaCATCACACTTATAGCGtgtctgactctataacattgatatcacactTACAGCGTATCTGACtctgtaacattgacatcacacttacaacgtgtctgactctataacattgacatcacacttacaacatgtctgactctataacattgacatcacacttaCAGCGTGTCTACCTCTATAACATTGAAATCACACGGATAGCGtgtctgactctataacattgacatcacacttacaacgtgtctgactctataacattgacatcacacttaCAGCGTGTCtaacaatataacattgaaatcaCACTGATAACGTaactgactctataacattgacatcacacttaCAGCGTGTCTAACAATATAACATTGCAATCACACTTATAACGTaactgactctataacattgcCATCACACTTACAGCGTAcctgactctataacattaaCATAATACTTACAGTGGGTCTAACTCTATAACATTTACATCACTCTTGCAGCGTGCCTGACTCCATAATATTAACATTACCCTTACAGTGTGAAGCCGAATCTTCACATTAATGACACGAAATTAACATCCAACATTTAAATTACACGTATCAAAGATTTCCTTCTAATGTTTGACTATTGAACAATGtaagatatatttcaaatcCTACCTGTTATGAAATGAAGTTGTATTCCTCCAGGTATATTGTATGCAGTACTTGGGAGTCCTCCGCTCATGTCAAAGCAATGGCCAGTACTTATGTGCAGTGAAGTTGTTTATGTCATTCAAGGTATAGCAAGGTGAGATCAGTGAGGCGTTATGTTAAAACTACCCGTATGAAGAGGTATCTATTGAAAAAGTGTGAAAATATTCTGATACTGTCTTCAAAAACAGGAGGAATGGAATTAAACTCACGTTGATCTAACGACAAGAGAAACCTGATCATAAAAAGGATATTTAATGCATTATGAgagataaaaatataatataagcTATGATTCCTAAAAGAGTATTTTGGGTTGAATTAAACTTAAAAATGGGCTAGATGTCCTGTTGTGAGACATTATCTATGGTCTGTATTAAGAAGTGAGACATTGTGTATGTTGCAGAACTTGGCCTGTATATAGTCGAACGTTGTGTACGTTACAGAACCTTGTCTGGCTGTGGTATGAGATTGTGTACGTTACAGAACCTTGTCTGGCTGTGGTGAGACATTGTGTACGTTACAGAACCTTGTCTGGCTGTAGTGAGACATTGTGTACGTTACAGAACCTTGTCTGGCTGTGGTGAGACATTTTGTACGTTACAGAACCTTGTCTGGATGAAGTGAGACAATGTGTACGTTACAGAACCTTGTCTGGCTGTAGTGAGACATTCTGTACGTTACAGAACCTTGTCTGGCTGTAGTGAGACATTGGGTACGTTACAGAACCTTGTCTGACTGTAGTGAGACATTGTGCACGCTACAGAACCTTGTCTGGCTGTGGTGAGACATTGTGTACGTTACAGAACCTTGTCTGGCTGTAGTTAGACATCGTGCACGTTACAGAACATTGTATGGGTGTAGTGAGACATTGTGTACGTTACAGAACCTTGTCTGACTGTAGTGAGACATTGTGCACGCTACAGAACCTTGTCTGGCTGTGGTATGACATTGTGTACGTTACAGAACCTTGTCTTGCTGTAGTTAGACATCGTGCACGTTACAGAACATTGTATGGCTGTAGTGAGACATTGTGTACGTTACAGAACATTGTATGGCTGTAGTGAGACATTGTGTACGTTACACAACCTTGTCTGTCTGTAATGAGATATTGTGTACGTTACAGAACCTTGTCTGTCTGTAATGAGACATTGTGTACGTTACAGAACCTTGTCTGGCTGTAATGAGACATTGTGTACGTTACAGAACATTGTATGGCTGTAGTGAGACATTGTGTACCTTACAGAACCTTGTCTGGCTGTAATGAGATATTGTGTATGTTACAGAGCCTTGTCTGGGTGTAATGATATATTGTGTACGTTATATATTCTTGTCTGGCTGTAATGAAACATTGTGTACTTTAAAGAACCTCGTCTGGCTGTAGTAAAACATTGTGCACGTTACATaatctacatatatactgttaagATACCTGATTGTAACATCCTCACCCTCATCATCAGCCTCATTAACACTGTTTTTCATTACAAATTGGATATTTGCATAAAAACAATGTCATTGCGTATTCATCAAAATATAATCAGTAATTTTAATTGCCGTGGCATACAtacttgcaaaaaaaaaatggggggaGGGGGTCGGttcttacagcctcattcctccacatcacatactatgaACCACAAACCACAAacgcgctagcgcttcatggaatttgcctctgtctgaaagccgttcaatgcttatatttaccatctgcgattttttatttgtcgtgcgatttttttttttttttaattttcaaattcaaatttcagttgacagttcataagctggtgaactcggttatatagtgacagtgccatacaatggtacatgtaaatgtatttgcTTGAGGGCACAGTATCAGAACATATAAACTAATGAATTGCTTATTGTACATCAAAATGATATTCATGATATGAACCACAAACCACAAacgcgctagcgcttcatggaatttgcctctgtctgaaagccgttcaatg
This DNA window, taken from Pecten maximus chromosome 3, xPecMax1.1, whole genome shotgun sequence, encodes the following:
- the LOC117323728 gene encoding beta-1,3-galactosyltransferase 5-like; amino-acid sequence: MDYRDVSNLQQSSVRWDLGNNDDNHNDHMFGRQIIAKTKYSIMVDAPYNINNNKICRGVDKVSVLVMVHTAPNHFFIRSEMRRTWLNTTVYSPESVRVVFLLGLVTNSTLQVKLEMESHKYQDIIQGKFIDSYRNLTNKGVMGYRWITENCMNAEMVVKVDDDSLINFFKYFEEIRNQLAPKKKNIFCNRIEPYTMPIIRNRNNKWYVHADEYRYFSYYPHMYCSGFVVFISTDLVPALFHAAIGAPFFWVDDFFLFGILPSRLKNVNFDTFGKNITFRHRNGLKCYKEKHSNCEYLVMSAKSKEIDVMWKAVIEDRKQSSNGYYYMRLNPLNQD